In Helianthus annuus cultivar XRQ/B chromosome 3, HanXRQr2.0-SUNRISE, whole genome shotgun sequence, a single window of DNA contains:
- the LOC110930225 gene encoding uncharacterized protein At1g32220, chloroplastic isoform X1, producing MSSSLSYAATISRPSSSSPSLPSTALFPSAFPSHFSHSISHTNRRFSRFGVKCSYADAGVKDTNSFTIDVEANIKAERLVVLGGSGFVGSAICKAAVSRGIEVISLSRSGRPSSLDSWEDQVSWITGDVFYVNWDEVLPGATAVISTIGGFGSEEQMQRINGEANVVAVNAAKEYGIPKFVLISVHDYNLPSFLLTSGYFTGKRKAESEVLSKYPSSGVVLRPGFIYGKRKVGEFEIPLDLIGEPVEKLLEATSSFTKPLNALPGSDLIFAPPVSVDDVALAAVNAVKDDDCFGVFTINQIKEAAAGVKV from the exons ATGTCTTCATCGCTATCGTACGCTGCTACCATTTCCAGACCCTCTTCTTCTTCTCCATCTCTTCCTTCAACCGCTCTCTTTCCCTCTGCTTTCCCTTCGCATTTCTCACACTCCATTTCTCACACCAATCG CAGATTTTCGAGGTTTGGTGTCAAGTGCAGCTATGCTGATGCAGGCGTAAAGGACACCAATTCTTTCACTATAGACGTTGAAGCTAATATTAAGGCTGAGAGG CTTGTAGTGTTGGGAGGCAGTGGCTTTGTTGGTTCGGCTATATGCAAGGCTGCAGTATCAAGGGGTATTGAAGTCATAAGCCTAAGCAG GTCAGGGCGTCCGAGTTCTTTGGATTCATGGGAAGATCAAGTAAGTTGGATCACAG GAGACGTTTTCTATGTAAATTGGGATGAAGTACTTCCAGGTGCTACCGCAGTGATTTCAACGATAGGAGGTTTCGGTAGCGAGGAACAAATGCAACGAATTAACGGCGAGGCAAATGTCGTTGcggtaaatgctgccaaggaatATG GAATTCCAAAGTTCGTTTTGATCTCGGTGCACGACTATAACTTACCGTCATTTTTACTTACGTCTGGATATTTCACCGGAAAAAGAAAAGCCGAATCAGAAGTTCTCTCCAAATACCCCAGTTCTG GTGTAGTCTTAAGACCTGGATTTATATACGGGAAAAGAAAGGTCGGTGAATTTGAGATCCCGCTTGATTTAATAGGCGAACCGGTGGAAAAACTTCTTGAAGCAACCTCAAGCTTCACCAAACCGTTGAATGCTCTACCGGGGTCGGATCTGATATTCGCGCCGCCTGTTAGTGTGGATGACGTGGCACTAGCCGCGGTAAACGCGGTCAAAGATGATGATTGCTTTGGGGTTTTTACAATCAACCAAATTAAGGAAGCTGCAGCTGGGGTTAAAGTGTGA
- the LOC110930225 gene encoding uncharacterized protein At1g32220, chloroplastic isoform X2 produces MSSSLSYAATISRPSSSSPSLPSTALFPSAFPSHFSHSISHTNRFSRFGVKCSYADAGVKDTNSFTIDVEANIKAERLVVLGGSGFVGSAICKAAVSRGIEVISLSRSGRPSSLDSWEDQVSWITGDVFYVNWDEVLPGATAVISTIGGFGSEEQMQRINGEANVVAVNAAKEYGIPKFVLISVHDYNLPSFLLTSGYFTGKRKAESEVLSKYPSSGVVLRPGFIYGKRKVGEFEIPLDLIGEPVEKLLEATSSFTKPLNALPGSDLIFAPPVSVDDVALAAVNAVKDDDCFGVFTINQIKEAAAGVKV; encoded by the exons ATGTCTTCATCGCTATCGTACGCTGCTACCATTTCCAGACCCTCTTCTTCTTCTCCATCTCTTCCTTCAACCGCTCTCTTTCCCTCTGCTTTCCCTTCGCATTTCTCACACTCCATTTCTCACACCAATCG ATTTTCGAGGTTTGGTGTCAAGTGCAGCTATGCTGATGCAGGCGTAAAGGACACCAATTCTTTCACTATAGACGTTGAAGCTAATATTAAGGCTGAGAGG CTTGTAGTGTTGGGAGGCAGTGGCTTTGTTGGTTCGGCTATATGCAAGGCTGCAGTATCAAGGGGTATTGAAGTCATAAGCCTAAGCAG GTCAGGGCGTCCGAGTTCTTTGGATTCATGGGAAGATCAAGTAAGTTGGATCACAG GAGACGTTTTCTATGTAAATTGGGATGAAGTACTTCCAGGTGCTACCGCAGTGATTTCAACGATAGGAGGTTTCGGTAGCGAGGAACAAATGCAACGAATTAACGGCGAGGCAAATGTCGTTGcggtaaatgctgccaaggaatATG GAATTCCAAAGTTCGTTTTGATCTCGGTGCACGACTATAACTTACCGTCATTTTTACTTACGTCTGGATATTTCACCGGAAAAAGAAAAGCCGAATCAGAAGTTCTCTCCAAATACCCCAGTTCTG GTGTAGTCTTAAGACCTGGATTTATATACGGGAAAAGAAAGGTCGGTGAATTTGAGATCCCGCTTGATTTAATAGGCGAACCGGTGGAAAAACTTCTTGAAGCAACCTCAAGCTTCACCAAACCGTTGAATGCTCTACCGGGGTCGGATCTGATATTCGCGCCGCCTGTTAGTGTGGATGACGTGGCACTAGCCGCGGTAAACGCGGTCAAAGATGATGATTGCTTTGGGGTTTTTACAATCAACCAAATTAAGGAAGCTGCAGCTGGGGTTAAAGTGTGA
- the LOC110930226 gene encoding uncharacterized protein LOC110930226 gives MAKNGQLWDDSALVKALDDAISKYKIMHDKGGDNGSLKEEGITKDTEESSPKSNEAKSSYMETDNITLTEKCTSEVVAQHTIPSNGDQVQDSYYSNVNTESVEQYNLLLNQYNAVEEQRQKLLQQLYQYGNWDAQGYSYDYGAGYDSQYHTVSAPQTSGPPACTCRPYVCPYSTSSAHNGNSAPVEDDGFIKAAKGAVDKAIRSFDKEGKQEQEGETTSQTDLSAVLNAWFSAGFYTGKYLSEQASAKK, from the exons ATGGCGAAAAATGGACAACTTTGGGATGATTCAGCTCTTGTTAAAGCCCTTGATGACGCTATTTCCAAATATAAG ATAATGCATGACAAAGGAGGTGACAACGGTTCTCTAAAGGAAGAAGGAATCACAAAAGATACAGAAGAAAGTTCACCAAAAAGCAATGAAGCTAAAAG TTCATATATGGAGACAGATAACATCACACTAACTGAAAAGTGTACTTCTGAAGTCGTTGCGCAACACACGATTCCATCAAACGGAGATCAGGTTCAAGATTCATATTATAGTAACGTGAATACAGAAAGTGTAGAACAATATAATCTTCTACTCAACCAATACAATGCCGTTGAGGAACAACGGCAAAAACTTTTACAACAGCTTTACCAATATGGCAATTGGGACGCACAAGGTTACAGTTACGACTATGGTGCTGGTTATGATTCTCAATACCATACCGTGTCTGCACCCCAAACTTCTGGCCCGCCTGCGTGTACTTGTCGTCCCTATGTGTGTCCATACTCGACCTCATCTGCTCATAATGGAAATTCAGCTCCTGTAGAAGATGACGGTTTTATTAAAGCAGCAAAGGGAGCGGTGGATAAAGCTATCCGTTCATTTGATAAAG AGGGAAAGCAAGAGCAAGAAGGAGAGACGACGTCTCAGACGGATCTTTCGGCTGTCTTAAATGCTTGGTTTTCTGCGGGTTTTTATACCGGCAA GTATCTCTCAGAGCAGGCTTCTGCAAAGAAATGA